In the genome of Tautonia marina, one region contains:
- a CDS encoding TAT-variant-translocated molybdopterin oxidoreductase encodes MRESHHAPKRTPLNLARLRSRLDGATGPRYWRGLEELTETDEFLSYMQREFPEQADSWDDPESRRQFLKLMAASLALAGVSGCAFQPQEKIVPYVKAPEELVPGKPLYFATSMSLAGDCIGLLVESQEGRPIKIEGNGLHPASPSSLTKEVVDQVLKTADPDAQPINATVGSTDLFCQAELLSLYDPDRSQEVLRNGRPKTWEDFQVGMLEQYEQLKVKGAGEGLRILTRTVTSPTLRAQIQGLLEEFPNAQWIQYEPVNRDHARDGAIRAFGADRHAIFHVDRADRLVTLDADFLAYGPGHLVNARGYADRRNPDHPDGMSRHYAVECNLTLTGSNADHRLPLAASRIKDFALMLARELGIPGLPEPSGSLPEEATRWIGPLARDLGEHPGASLVLVGDAQPPVVHALAHAINETLGNFGKTIEWIEPVSESINQGEALRELVDDLNAGKVDLLVMLEVNPVYDAPSDLNFRDALIDAENTLRVHLGLALDETGELCQWHVPQAHFLEAWGDGRAFDGTATLVQPLIAPLFGGRSSLEVVAALRGDRNPDGRALLEAYWRNELAGDSETEGSESNGFSQRWRQCLHDGFIAGTDFKPVEVSIAEGASLATVEDFEPTEGSLELVLAPDPTIFDGRYANNAWLQECPKPITKLTWDNALMVPASMVDEASTSPLAGLQSGDVVGLTVGTLTLDVPIFVMPGHAEGAVTLHLGYGRTRAGRVGNGTGFNAYAIRSTASSWIIPGVSINRSEQTYELASTQLQGSIDGRDLYREATLDQYQSQPDFAHLNQHFSARFGETTESLYPEYDYSADRGEGWNGHPGYAWGMTVDLNRCVGCAACVVACQSENNIPVVGKREVIRGRVMHWMEVDRYFAVETPAGQEPALENPKIAFQPRFCMHCEKAPCEPVCPVGATVHDHEGLNNMVYNRCVGTRYCSNNCPYKVRKFNFLNYPEIQLKESELGSGFSPLVLLHNTDVSVRSRGIMEKCTYCVQRIYEGKIQSEIEGRRVRDGEIVTACQAACPTQALVFGDLNDESAQVTRLKKSPRNYGMLAEDLNTRPRTTYLARVTNPNPEIATA; translated from the coding sequence ATGAGAGAGTCCCATCACGCTCCGAAGCGGACGCCCTTGAATCTGGCTCGTCTTCGCTCCCGGCTCGATGGCGCGACCGGGCCGCGGTACTGGCGTGGCCTGGAGGAGCTGACCGAGACGGATGAGTTCCTCAGCTACATGCAGCGGGAGTTTCCCGAGCAGGCTGATTCCTGGGATGATCCCGAGAGCCGTCGTCAATTTCTCAAGCTGATGGCTGCCTCGCTTGCCCTTGCGGGGGTGAGCGGGTGCGCGTTTCAGCCGCAGGAAAAGATTGTCCCTTACGTGAAGGCTCCCGAGGAGTTGGTTCCGGGCAAGCCGCTCTACTTCGCCACCTCGATGAGCCTTGCCGGAGATTGCATCGGCTTGCTGGTTGAGAGCCAGGAAGGTCGCCCGATCAAGATCGAGGGCAACGGGCTTCACCCGGCGTCGCCTTCGTCCCTCACGAAAGAGGTTGTGGATCAGGTTCTTAAGACGGCCGATCCCGACGCCCAGCCGATCAATGCTACGGTGGGATCGACGGACCTCTTCTGTCAGGCGGAATTGCTGTCGCTCTACGATCCGGATCGCTCTCAGGAAGTGCTTCGCAATGGCAGACCGAAAACCTGGGAAGACTTCCAGGTTGGGATGTTGGAGCAGTACGAGCAACTCAAGGTAAAGGGGGCAGGAGAAGGGCTGAGGATTCTGACCCGAACGGTGACCTCTCCCACCCTTCGAGCCCAGATTCAAGGACTGCTCGAAGAGTTCCCGAACGCTCAGTGGATTCAGTACGAGCCGGTGAATCGCGATCACGCTCGAGACGGGGCGATTCGGGCGTTCGGGGCAGACCGACATGCGATTTTTCATGTCGATCGTGCCGACCGACTCGTGACCCTCGACGCGGATTTCCTGGCGTATGGTCCCGGGCACCTCGTGAATGCTCGCGGTTACGCCGATCGTCGGAATCCGGATCATCCCGATGGGATGAGCCGTCATTATGCCGTTGAATGCAACCTGACTCTGACGGGGTCGAATGCCGATCATCGCCTGCCGCTGGCCGCGAGTCGGATCAAGGACTTTGCCTTGATGCTGGCCAGGGAACTGGGGATTCCAGGACTTCCTGAGCCTTCGGGGTCGCTTCCGGAAGAAGCCACTCGATGGATTGGCCCGCTGGCTCGCGATCTTGGTGAGCATCCTGGGGCATCGTTGGTGCTGGTGGGAGACGCTCAACCGCCCGTCGTTCATGCCTTGGCGCACGCCATCAACGAAACGCTCGGGAACTTCGGCAAGACGATCGAGTGGATCGAACCCGTCAGTGAATCGATCAATCAGGGGGAAGCCCTCCGGGAACTGGTGGACGACCTCAATGCCGGCAAGGTTGATCTGCTGGTCATGCTCGAGGTCAACCCGGTATATGATGCTCCCTCGGATCTGAATTTCCGAGATGCCCTGATTGACGCAGAAAACACGCTTCGAGTGCATCTCGGGCTCGCGCTTGATGAGACCGGCGAGTTGTGTCAGTGGCATGTGCCGCAGGCCCATTTCCTGGAAGCCTGGGGAGACGGGCGTGCCTTCGATGGAACGGCGACCCTGGTTCAACCGTTGATCGCCCCACTTTTCGGAGGACGATCGAGTCTGGAGGTCGTCGCGGCACTCCGAGGGGATCGGAATCCCGATGGGCGTGCCTTGCTCGAAGCGTACTGGCGGAACGAGCTTGCGGGAGACTCGGAGACCGAGGGTTCCGAGTCGAACGGTTTCTCCCAACGCTGGAGGCAATGCCTTCACGACGGCTTCATCGCAGGCACGGACTTCAAGCCCGTCGAGGTGTCAATCGCGGAGGGTGCTTCACTGGCCACCGTCGAGGACTTCGAACCGACGGAAGGTTCGCTCGAACTGGTCCTGGCGCCCGATCCGACGATCTTTGACGGACGATACGCCAACAACGCCTGGCTTCAAGAATGTCCCAAACCCATCACCAAGTTGACCTGGGACAACGCCTTGATGGTTCCAGCGTCGATGGTGGATGAGGCGTCAACGAGTCCGCTTGCGGGGTTGCAGTCGGGGGATGTGGTTGGCCTGACCGTCGGAACATTGACGCTCGACGTACCGATCTTTGTGATGCCTGGCCATGCCGAAGGGGCGGTGACCCTGCACCTCGGATACGGACGAACGCGTGCCGGTCGGGTCGGCAACGGGACCGGGTTCAACGCTTACGCAATCCGTTCCACTGCATCGTCCTGGATCATCCCTGGGGTTTCGATCAACCGGTCGGAGCAGACGTACGAACTGGCCTCGACTCAATTGCAAGGCTCAATTGACGGTCGAGACCTCTACCGTGAAGCCACTCTGGATCAGTATCAGTCTCAACCCGATTTCGCTCACCTAAATCAGCACTTCTCTGCTCGGTTTGGTGAGACGACGGAATCGCTTTATCCTGAGTACGATTACTCTGCAGATCGGGGAGAGGGCTGGAATGGTCATCCAGGGTACGCCTGGGGAATGACCGTCGACCTGAACCGTTGCGTTGGCTGTGCTGCCTGCGTGGTCGCCTGCCAGTCAGAGAACAACATTCCCGTTGTGGGCAAGCGAGAGGTGATTCGCGGTCGGGTCATGCACTGGATGGAGGTGGATCGCTACTTCGCGGTCGAAACCCCCGCCGGTCAGGAGCCAGCCCTCGAGAATCCGAAGATTGCGTTCCAGCCACGATTCTGCATGCACTGTGAAAAGGCCCCGTGCGAGCCGGTTTGTCCTGTGGGGGCAACCGTCCATGACCACGAAGGTCTGAACAACATGGTCTACAACCGCTGCGTCGGCACGCGGTATTGCAGTAACAACTGCCCGTACAAGGTTCGAAAGTTTAACTTCTTGAACTATCCCGAAATCCAACTCAAGGAGTCGGAACTCGGCTCGGGCTTTTCTCCCCTGGTCCTCCTGCACAACACCGACGTCTCGGTGCGTTCTCGGGGCATCATGGAGAAGTGCACTTACTGTGTCCAGCGGATCTACGAAGGCAAGATACAGTCGGAAATCGAAGGGCGACGCGTGCGGGATGGTGAGATTGTCACCGCCTGTCAGGCTGCCTGTCCGACTCAGGCTCTGGTCTTCGGTGACCTGAATGATGAATCAGCGCAGGTGACCCGGCTCAAGAAGTCGCCGCGCAACTACGGAATGCTGGCCGAGGATCTCAATACCCGGCCTCGCACGACGTACCTGGCTCGCGTGACCAACCCGAATCCCGAGATCGCGACGGCGTGA
- a CDS encoding tripartite tricarboxylate transporter permease — translation MDPAIVDAASQVLLDPVVWTAILASALYGVFVGAVPGLTATMAMALLVPLTYWLPPLPALAAIVTMVACAIFAGDIPTILLRIPGTPASAAYADLGSGLASRGRADAALVTALIFSVAGGLFGAVVLILLGSQLAQVGTLFSPAEHFWLYVLGLTCAVVVSQGAPIKGASAVLLGLLVSTVGLSAVHAQSRFTFGNPELYQGIGFIPAMIGLFGVSEVFKNLLTMIPESDRASNQIPGGATPSPGHPLKEVPGAIRRLVRRPFSSLRSGSIGALIGMLPGAGADIASWVSLGIGRQSDLPHAESDDEGALDRLGTATTANSSALAGAWIPALVLGIPGDSVTAIVIGVLMMKDLTPGPEIFEKQATLVYGLYLIFILANLILLPVGLAAIKAGGLVLRVPKRILMPVILLFCVLGSFAINGSTFDIGVMLVFGLFGFVLERRAIPLGPVVLGIILGGPLEERLIQVLTAADGSAIAFVDRWPARVLVGLWILLLIVALIRPGRWLAGDSRQNRLR, via the coding sequence ATGGATCCCGCGATCGTGGACGCTGCCTCTCAGGTCCTGCTCGACCCCGTGGTCTGGACGGCAATTCTTGCCTCGGCTCTTTACGGCGTGTTCGTCGGAGCGGTGCCGGGGTTGACCGCTACGATGGCCATGGCCTTGCTGGTTCCCTTGACGTACTGGTTGCCTCCGCTTCCTGCGCTGGCGGCGATCGTCACCATGGTCGCCTGTGCGATCTTTGCCGGAGATATTCCGACGATCTTGCTTCGGATTCCGGGGACGCCGGCATCGGCGGCATACGCGGACCTCGGGAGCGGCCTCGCCTCCCGGGGCCGGGCCGATGCGGCATTGGTCACAGCGCTGATCTTCAGTGTGGCGGGAGGTCTCTTCGGTGCGGTCGTGCTGATTTTGCTGGGAAGCCAACTGGCCCAGGTAGGAACCTTGTTCAGCCCGGCCGAGCACTTCTGGCTTTATGTCCTCGGGCTCACCTGTGCCGTGGTGGTGTCCCAAGGTGCACCGATCAAGGGAGCGTCCGCGGTCCTGCTCGGGTTGCTCGTCTCAACCGTGGGACTGAGCGCCGTGCATGCCCAGTCGCGGTTTACGTTCGGGAATCCGGAACTTTATCAAGGGATCGGCTTTATTCCGGCGATGATCGGCCTGTTCGGCGTGTCGGAGGTATTCAAGAATCTGCTGACGATGATCCCGGAATCCGATCGAGCGTCGAATCAGATCCCGGGGGGAGCAACACCTTCACCGGGACACCCGTTGAAGGAAGTGCCGGGAGCGATTCGACGGTTGGTCCGGCGGCCCTTTTCGAGTCTCCGGTCCGGGTCGATTGGCGCGCTGATCGGAATGTTGCCCGGAGCCGGGGCTGACATTGCAAGCTGGGTTTCTCTCGGGATTGGTCGCCAGTCGGATCTTCCGCATGCTGAATCCGATGATGAAGGCGCACTCGATCGGCTCGGAACCGCGACGACGGCCAACTCCTCAGCCCTGGCAGGAGCCTGGATTCCAGCCCTGGTGCTGGGGATTCCCGGAGACTCGGTCACGGCGATTGTCATTGGCGTGCTGATGATGAAGGATCTCACGCCTGGTCCGGAGATCTTCGAGAAACAGGCGACCCTGGTGTATGGACTGTACCTGATCTTCATCCTCGCCAACCTGATTCTGTTGCCGGTGGGACTTGCAGCGATCAAGGCGGGGGGATTGGTGCTTCGGGTGCCGAAACGGATTTTGATGCCAGTTATCCTCTTGTTTTGTGTGCTCGGATCGTTTGCGATCAACGGGAGCACCTTCGACATCGGGGTCATGCTTGTCTTTGGGCTGTTCGGATTCGTTCTGGAACGGAGAGCCATCCCACTCGGTCCGGTGGTCCTCGGCATCATTCTCGGAGGTCCACTGGAGGAGCGGCTCATCCAGGTGTTGACGGCTGCCGATGGGTCGGCGATCGCCTTCGTCGATCGCTGGCCGGCAAGAGTTCTCGTCGGACTTTGGATCCTCCTTCTGATCGTGGCATTGATCCGTCCCGGTCGTTGGCTCGCAGGGGATTCCAGGCAGAACCGCCTCAGATGA
- a CDS encoding class I SAM-dependent methyltransferase has translation MIGLPRIVELAQLLVARTLSEGDFAIDATVGKGHDTLWLAQQVGSTGRVLGLDLQMVALTTTRRRLIEANLSNRVILAQARHEDLKTLLSARDPLARPKVMMFNLGYLPGGDHSIATRPESTLCALEAAVTQVIPGGLVSVVVYPGHPLGREESRQILDWASSSRTPPMKLLRCDLPWTHQPSPWLLALSPE, from the coding sequence GTGATTGGTCTGCCCCGCATTGTGGAACTGGCCCAACTTCTGGTCGCTCGGACGCTCTCGGAAGGGGACTTCGCCATCGATGCAACGGTCGGGAAGGGGCACGACACCCTCTGGCTCGCGCAGCAGGTCGGCTCGACAGGACGAGTTCTTGGGCTCGATCTCCAGATGGTTGCTCTGACCACAACGAGGCGTCGGCTGATCGAGGCGAATTTGTCGAATCGGGTCATCCTTGCGCAAGCCAGGCACGAAGACCTCAAGACGCTCCTTTCCGCAAGAGATCCCCTGGCTCGACCGAAGGTAATGATGTTCAACCTCGGTTATCTCCCCGGAGGCGATCATTCCATCGCAACGCGACCAGAATCAACCCTTTGCGCACTTGAGGCAGCCGTAACCCAGGTGATACCCGGTGGCCTTGTGAGCGTGGTCGTGTACCCCGGCCATCCCCTCGGGCGAGAAGAATCGAGACAGATTCTTGACTGGGCCAGCAGTTCCAGAACCCCCCCCATGAAACTGCTGCGCTGTGATCTGCCTTGGACTCACCAGCCATCTCCCTGGCTACTCGCACTGTCTCCTGAATAG
- a CDS encoding cytochrome c3 family protein, protein MPQIFHPSANTLARASIFGGAFVALGVLLVTHMVIRSPYQTDVHVVKSQPVPFSHEHHVRGLGIDCRYCHTSVEESSFAGLPPTYTCMSCHSQIWTDSPMLAPVRESLALDRPLEWNRIHDVPDYTYFNHAIHVNKGVGCYSCHGRVDQMPLAWKEESMSMGWCLECHRNPEKHLRPREEIYNLEWSVDQDQEAVKAFVQREADSETFELLASDDYVSQEELGQLLAAMYEVPTLGHNTPLTNCAVCHR, encoded by the coding sequence ATGCCTCAGATTTTTCACCCGAGCGCCAATACGCTCGCCCGAGCGAGCATCTTCGGCGGGGCGTTTGTTGCCTTGGGGGTGCTTCTTGTTACCCACATGGTGATCCGGTCGCCGTATCAGACCGATGTCCACGTGGTCAAATCGCAGCCGGTTCCCTTCTCTCACGAACATCACGTGCGAGGTTTGGGGATTGATTGCCGTTACTGCCATACTTCGGTGGAAGAATCCTCATTCGCCGGGTTGCCCCCGACGTACACGTGCATGAGTTGCCATTCCCAGATCTGGACTGACAGTCCGATGCTGGCCCCGGTTCGGGAAAGCCTGGCGTTGGATCGACCTCTGGAGTGGAACCGAATCCACGATGTTCCCGACTACACCTACTTCAATCACGCGATTCACGTGAACAAGGGAGTCGGTTGCTATTCTTGCCACGGCCGTGTCGACCAAATGCCACTGGCCTGGAAGGAAGAGTCAATGAGCATGGGTTGGTGCCTTGAGTGCCACCGAAACCCTGAGAAGCACCTGCGTCCGCGAGAAGAAATCTATAACCTTGAATGGTCGGTCGATCAAGACCAAGAGGCTGTCAAGGCGTTCGTTCAGCGTGAGGCCGATTCGGAAACCTTCGAGCTTCTGGCGTCAGACGACTACGTCTCTCAGGAGGAACTCGGGCAGCTTCTCGCTGCGATGTACGAGGTTCCCACTCTCGGCCATAACACTCCCTTGACCAATTGCGCGGTTTGCCACCGATGA